Proteins co-encoded in one Enterobacter sp. R4-368 genomic window:
- the hybB gene encoding Ni/Fe-hydrogenase cytochrome b subunit has translation MSHDPQAMGGKLLSKPVLLFAPLIVLCAIFILKRLIFGLGSVSDLNGGYPWGIWIAFDLLIGTGFACGGWALAWAVYVFNRGDYHPLVRPALLCSLFGYSLGGLSITIDVGRYWNLPYFYIPGHFNVNSVLFETAVCMTIYIGVMALEFAPALLERLGWKVSLRRLNKVMFFIIALGALLPTMHQSSMGSLMIAAGYKVYPLWQSYEMLPVFSLLTAFIMGFSIVIFEGSLMQASLRGNGPDEKRLFSKLINILSVLLALFLVLRLGEITWRDKWHYAFAGDFYSLMFWLEMALLALPLLILRAPRLRRDSRFLFLGALSMLLGCALWRLSYSLLAFNPGNGYHYFPTAEELLISIGFVAIEVCAYILLIRLLPIIPPLKTSARHEASKA, from the coding sequence ATGAGTCATGATCCACAAGCGATGGGCGGCAAACTGCTGAGTAAACCGGTGCTGCTGTTCGCCCCGCTGATCGTGCTGTGCGCGATCTTTATCCTCAAGCGTTTGATCTTCGGGCTCGGATCGGTCTCGGATCTGAACGGTGGTTATCCGTGGGGGATCTGGATCGCGTTTGATTTGCTGATCGGCACCGGCTTTGCCTGTGGCGGCTGGGCGTTGGCGTGGGCGGTGTATGTCTTTAACCGGGGCGATTATCACCCGCTGGTGCGCCCGGCGCTGTTGTGCAGCCTGTTCGGTTATTCGCTGGGCGGCTTGTCCATCACCATCGATGTCGGACGTTACTGGAATCTGCCTTACTTCTATATTCCCGGCCATTTCAACGTCAATTCAGTGCTGTTTGAAACCGCGGTCTGTATGACGATTTACATCGGCGTGATGGCGCTGGAGTTCGCCCCGGCGCTGCTGGAAAGGCTCGGCTGGAAGGTTTCGCTGCGCCGTCTCAATAAAGTGATGTTTTTCATTATCGCACTTGGCGCGCTGCTGCCGACCATGCACCAGTCGTCGATGGGCTCGTTGATGATTGCCGCCGGATATAAGGTTTACCCGCTGTGGCAGAGCTATGAAATGCTGCCGGTTTTCTCGCTGCTGACCGCGTTTATTATGGGTTTCTCGATTGTCATTTTCGAAGGCTCATTAATGCAGGCCAGCCTGCGCGGCAACGGGCCGGATGAAAAACGCCTGTTTAGCAAACTGATTAACATCCTGAGCGTGCTGTTAGCGCTGTTCCTGGTGCTGCGGTTGGGAGAGATCACGTGGCGTGACAAATGGCATTACGCCTTTGCCGGTGATTTTTACAGCCTGATGTTCTGGCTGGAAATGGCATTGCTGGCCTTGCCGCTGCTGATCCTGCGCGCGCCGCGTTTGCGCCGTGATTCCCGCTTTTTGTTCCTTGGCGCGTTGAGCATGCTGCTCGGCTGTGCGCTGTGGCGGCTCTCTTATTCGCTGTTGGCCTTTAATCCTGGCAACGGCTACCACTACTTCCCGACAGCGGAAGAGTTATTGATTTCCATCGGTTTTGTGGCAATTGAAGTCTGTGCGTACATCTTACTGATACGTCTGTTGCCGATTATTCCTCCGTTAAAAACATCTGCGCGACATGAGGCGAGTAAAGCATGA